The genomic region AGATCATTGAATCGATGAACGCCCCTGTCATCGACGGGTCGAGACTCCTCTGGCTTAAGGAGTCGGCTCATACGATGATGGCCGCTTCCGGCGTTTGATAAGAAATCATAAGGCTGACCTTTTGAAAACCCCGGCCGATAGGGCGGGGTTCTTTTTTTGCGCGACTCTCTCATGTGCCTTGGCCTCAATAGCTCATAATGTCGGCGATCAACATCTGCGTCCCAGGCAGGAGTCAGGGTTATAGCACGTAGATTCCTCTGTCAAAGGATCCTGTGGTAGAATAACCTTAAGAGAATGGCGTTGACTTAATTGAAGGCGTAGGCGATGGCGCAGAACGGAACAAGGGTTAAGGAAAGGCCTGCTGAAAAGACCGAGCAGGAGACGCGGGAGCCCCCTCTCTTTAAGGTCTTTCTCCTGAACGATGACTACACAACGATGGACTTTGTCGTGTACATCCTCGAGAGCGTCTTTGGCAAGCCCACAACCGAGGCCACGCAGATCATGCTCCACGTCCATAAGAAAGGCGCCGGTCTGTGCGGGGTCTATACCCGGGAAATCGCAGAGACAAAAGTTGCCCTGGTCCATGAACTCGCGCGGGAAAGGAATTTCCCTCTAAAATGCAGGACGGAGAAGGAATGATCAGCAAGGAACTCGAGATGGTTATCGAAGCGACGATACGGGATGCAAAGGCACGGCACCATGAATACCTCACCGTCGAACATATTCTCTATGCTGTCATCCACGATGACCGCGGCATCGAGATCATCGCTAA from Thermodesulfovibrionales bacterium harbors:
- the clpS gene encoding ATP-dependent Clp protease adapter ClpS, translating into MAQNGTRVKERPAEKTEQETREPPLFKVFLLNDDYTTMDFVVYILESVFGKPTTEATQIMLHVHKKGAGLCGVYTREIAETKVALVHELARERNFPLKCRTEKE